Proteins encoded within one genomic window of Sorex araneus isolate mSorAra2 chromosome 9, mSorAra2.pri, whole genome shotgun sequence:
- the LIMK2 gene encoding LIM domain kinase 2 isoform X1, producing the protein MATEAGEDAWRCQGCGDHVTPSQRLYRTVNEAWHRSCFRCSECQDSLTNWYYEKDGKLYCHKDYWVKFGEFCHGCSLLMTGPVMVAGEFKYHPECFACMSCKVIIEDGDAYALVQHATLYCGKCHNDVVLAPMFERLSTESVQDQLPYSVTLISMPATTEGRRGFSVSVERTCSNYATTVQVKEVNRMHITPNNRNAIHPGDRILEINGTPVRTLRVEEVEDAISQTSQTLQVLIEHDPDSQHLDHLRLDTRLSPHIQNAGHSHTLSTLDTKENLDGTLRRRSLRRSNSISKSPGPSSPKEPLLLSRDISRSESLRCSSSYSQQIFRPCDLIHGEVLGKGFFGQAIKVTHKATGKVMVMKELIRCDEETQKTFLTEVKVMRSLDHPNVLKFIGVLYKDKKLNLLTEYIEGGTLKDFLRSVDPFPWQQKVRFAKGIASGMAYLHSMCIIHRDLNSHNCLIKLDKTVVVADFGLSRLIVEERKKPPVEKANTKKRTLRKNDRKKRYTVVGNPYWMAPEMLNGKSYDETVDVFSFGIVLCEIIGQVYADPDCLPRTLDFGLNVKLFWEKFVPTDCPPAFFPLAAICCKLEPESRPAFSKLEDSFEALSLYLGELAIPLPAELEELDHTVSVQYGLTRDSPP; encoded by the exons GTGTTCAGAATGCCAGGATTCCCTTACCAACTGGTACTATGAGAAGGACGGGAAGCTCTACTGCCATAAAGATTACTGGGTGAAGTTTGGGGAGTTCTGCCATGGGTGCTCTCTGCTGATGACAGGACCTGTCATG GTGGCTGGAGAATTCAAGTACCACCCCGAGTGCTTTGCTTGTATGAGCTGCAAGGTGATCATCGAGGATGGGGATGCGTATGCCCTGGTGCAGCATGCCACGCTCTACTG CGGGAAGTGCCACAATGATGTGGTGCTGGCACCCATGTTTGAGAGGCTCTCCACGGAGTCTGTTCAGGACCAGCTGCCCTACTCCGTCACACTCATCTCCATGCCAGCCACCACCGAGGGCAGACGTGGCTTCTCTGTGTCCGTGGAGAGAACCTGCTCCAACTATGCCACCACGGTGCAAGTGAAAGA GGTCAACCGTATGCATATCACTCCCAACAATCGGAATGCCATCCACCCTGGTGACCGCATCCTGGAGATCAATGGCACCCCTGTCCGCACGCTCCGCGTGGAGGAG GTAGAAGATGCGATTAGCCAGACGAGCCAGACACTGCAGGTCTTGATCGAACATGACCCCGACTCCCAGCACCTGGACCACTTGCGGCTGGATACACGACTCTCTCCGCACATACAGAACGCTGGACATTCCCACACCCTCAGTACCTTGGACACCAAGGAGAATCTGGATGGGACACTGAGAAGACGCTCACTGAG GCGCAGTAACAGTATCTCCAAGTCCCCCGGCCCCAGCTCCCCGAAAGAACCCCTCCTGCTCAGCCGTGACATCAGCCGCTCAGAATCCCTCCGCTGTTCCAGCAGCTACTCACAGCAGATCTTCCGGCCATGTGACCTGATCCATGGGGAGGTCCTGGGGAAGGGCTTCTTTGGGCAGGCCATCAAG GTGACACACAAAGCCACAGGCAAAGTGATGGTCATGAAGGAATTAATTCGGTGTGATGAGGAGACACAGAAGACGTTTCTGACTGAG GTGAAGGTAATGCGCAGCCTGGACCACCCCAATGTGCTCAAGTTCATTGGGGTGCTGTACAAGGACAAGAAGCTGAACCTGCTGACAGAGTACATTGAGGGAGGCACGCTGAAGGACTTCCTGCGCAGTGTG GATCCCTTCCCCTGGCAACAGAAGGTCAGGTTCGCCAAAGGCATTGCCTCCGGAATG GCTTATTTGCACTCCATGTGCATCATCCACCGGGATCTGAACTCGCACAACTGCCTCATAAAACTG GACAAGACTGTGGTGGTGGCTGACTTTGGACTGTCCCGGCTCATCGTGGAGGAGAGGAAAAAGCCACCCGTGGAGAAGGCTAACACCAAGAAACGTACCTTGCGCAAGAATGACCGAAAGAAGCGCTACACGGTGGTGGGGAATCCTTACTGGATGGCTCCTGAGATGCTGAATG GAAAGAGCTACGATGAGACAGTGGATGTCTTCTCTTTTGGGATCGTCCTCTGCGAG ATTATTGGGCAGGTGTATGCGGACCCGGACTGCCTGCCACGAACACTGGACTTTGGCCTAAACGTGAAGTTATTCTGGGAGAAGTTTGTCCCCACAGACTGCCCCCCAGCCTTTTTCCCCCTGGCCGCGATCTGCTGCAAACTGGAGCCCGAGAGCAG ACCAGCATTCTCGAAACTGGAGGACTCCTTCGAGGCCCTCTCCCTGTACCTGGGGGAGCTGGCCATCCCTCTGCCCGCCGAGCTGGAGGAGCTGGACCACACTGTGAGCGTGCAGTACGGCCTAACCAGAGACTCGCCCCCATAA
- the LIMK2 gene encoding LIM domain kinase 2 isoform X2 has product MGSYLSISAYFTSRDPFRCSECQDSLTNWYYEKDGKLYCHKDYWVKFGEFCHGCSLLMTGPVMVAGEFKYHPECFACMSCKVIIEDGDAYALVQHATLYCGKCHNDVVLAPMFERLSTESVQDQLPYSVTLISMPATTEGRRGFSVSVERTCSNYATTVQVKEVNRMHITPNNRNAIHPGDRILEINGTPVRTLRVEEVEDAISQTSQTLQVLIEHDPDSQHLDHLRLDTRLSPHIQNAGHSHTLSTLDTKENLDGTLRRRSLRRSNSISKSPGPSSPKEPLLLSRDISRSESLRCSSSYSQQIFRPCDLIHGEVLGKGFFGQAIKVTHKATGKVMVMKELIRCDEETQKTFLTEVKVMRSLDHPNVLKFIGVLYKDKKLNLLTEYIEGGTLKDFLRSVDPFPWQQKVRFAKGIASGMAYLHSMCIIHRDLNSHNCLIKLDKTVVVADFGLSRLIVEERKKPPVEKANTKKRTLRKNDRKKRYTVVGNPYWMAPEMLNGKSYDETVDVFSFGIVLCEIIGQVYADPDCLPRTLDFGLNVKLFWEKFVPTDCPPAFFPLAAICCKLEPESRPAFSKLEDSFEALSLYLGELAIPLPAELEELDHTVSVQYGLTRDSPP; this is encoded by the exons GTGTTCAGAATGCCAGGATTCCCTTACCAACTGGTACTATGAGAAGGACGGGAAGCTCTACTGCCATAAAGATTACTGGGTGAAGTTTGGGGAGTTCTGCCATGGGTGCTCTCTGCTGATGACAGGACCTGTCATG GTGGCTGGAGAATTCAAGTACCACCCCGAGTGCTTTGCTTGTATGAGCTGCAAGGTGATCATCGAGGATGGGGATGCGTATGCCCTGGTGCAGCATGCCACGCTCTACTG CGGGAAGTGCCACAATGATGTGGTGCTGGCACCCATGTTTGAGAGGCTCTCCACGGAGTCTGTTCAGGACCAGCTGCCCTACTCCGTCACACTCATCTCCATGCCAGCCACCACCGAGGGCAGACGTGGCTTCTCTGTGTCCGTGGAGAGAACCTGCTCCAACTATGCCACCACGGTGCAAGTGAAAGA GGTCAACCGTATGCATATCACTCCCAACAATCGGAATGCCATCCACCCTGGTGACCGCATCCTGGAGATCAATGGCACCCCTGTCCGCACGCTCCGCGTGGAGGAG GTAGAAGATGCGATTAGCCAGACGAGCCAGACACTGCAGGTCTTGATCGAACATGACCCCGACTCCCAGCACCTGGACCACTTGCGGCTGGATACACGACTCTCTCCGCACATACAGAACGCTGGACATTCCCACACCCTCAGTACCTTGGACACCAAGGAGAATCTGGATGGGACACTGAGAAGACGCTCACTGAG GCGCAGTAACAGTATCTCCAAGTCCCCCGGCCCCAGCTCCCCGAAAGAACCCCTCCTGCTCAGCCGTGACATCAGCCGCTCAGAATCCCTCCGCTGTTCCAGCAGCTACTCACAGCAGATCTTCCGGCCATGTGACCTGATCCATGGGGAGGTCCTGGGGAAGGGCTTCTTTGGGCAGGCCATCAAG GTGACACACAAAGCCACAGGCAAAGTGATGGTCATGAAGGAATTAATTCGGTGTGATGAGGAGACACAGAAGACGTTTCTGACTGAG GTGAAGGTAATGCGCAGCCTGGACCACCCCAATGTGCTCAAGTTCATTGGGGTGCTGTACAAGGACAAGAAGCTGAACCTGCTGACAGAGTACATTGAGGGAGGCACGCTGAAGGACTTCCTGCGCAGTGTG GATCCCTTCCCCTGGCAACAGAAGGTCAGGTTCGCCAAAGGCATTGCCTCCGGAATG GCTTATTTGCACTCCATGTGCATCATCCACCGGGATCTGAACTCGCACAACTGCCTCATAAAACTG GACAAGACTGTGGTGGTGGCTGACTTTGGACTGTCCCGGCTCATCGTGGAGGAGAGGAAAAAGCCACCCGTGGAGAAGGCTAACACCAAGAAACGTACCTTGCGCAAGAATGACCGAAAGAAGCGCTACACGGTGGTGGGGAATCCTTACTGGATGGCTCCTGAGATGCTGAATG GAAAGAGCTACGATGAGACAGTGGATGTCTTCTCTTTTGGGATCGTCCTCTGCGAG ATTATTGGGCAGGTGTATGCGGACCCGGACTGCCTGCCACGAACACTGGACTTTGGCCTAAACGTGAAGTTATTCTGGGAGAAGTTTGTCCCCACAGACTGCCCCCCAGCCTTTTTCCCCCTGGCCGCGATCTGCTGCAAACTGGAGCCCGAGAGCAG ACCAGCATTCTCGAAACTGGAGGACTCCTTCGAGGCCCTCTCCCTGTACCTGGGGGAGCTGGCCATCCCTCTGCCCGCCGAGCTGGAGGAGCTGGACCACACTGTGAGCGTGCAGTACGGCCTAACCAGAGACTCGCCCCCATAA